One Polaribacter sp. SA4-12 genomic window carries:
- a CDS encoding acyl-CoA carboxylase subunit beta: MANQDKINELIEKRAQAKLGGGEKRIDSQHAKGKLTARERIDILLDEDSFEEFDMFVTHRTKSFGLDKQIYLSDGVVTGHGTIDGRIVYLFAQDFTVFGGSLSETYALKICKVMDMAMKIGVPLIGLNDSGGARIQEGVRSLAGYAEIFQRNIMASGVIPQISSILGPCAGGAVYSPALTDFTIMTENTSYMFVTGPKVVKTVTGEVVTAEQLGGAKIHSTRSGVSHFLAKDDEENLLLVRKLLSYLPSNNLEEAPMLKCNDPIDRLEDSLNEIIPENPNQPYDIVDVISTLADNSEFTEVHRNYARNICVGFARFNGRPVGIVANQPKYYAGVLDIDASRKAARFVRFCDAFNIPIVTLVDVPGFLPGTGQEYGGIILHGAKLLFAYGEATVPKVTITLRKSYGGAHDVMSCKQLRGDVNYAWPTAEIAVMGAKGAVEVLEGSNIRKIEDATEKQDYIQKKEDEYTQKFANPYQAAKYGFIDDVIEPRNTRFRIIRALELLQNKKDVNPPKKHSNIPL; this comes from the coding sequence ATGGCAAACCAAGATAAAATTAATGAGCTTATTGAAAAAAGAGCTCAAGCTAAGTTAGGTGGTGGAGAAAAACGTATTGATTCGCAACATGCAAAAGGTAAGTTAACAGCAAGAGAACGTATTGATATTCTTTTAGATGAAGATAGTTTTGAAGAGTTTGACATGTTTGTTACTCACAGAACAAAATCTTTCGGCTTAGACAAACAAATTTATCTTTCTGATGGTGTTGTAACTGGTCACGGAACAATTGATGGTAGAATAGTGTATCTTTTTGCTCAAGATTTTACCGTTTTTGGAGGTTCGTTATCTGAAACTTATGCATTAAAAATTTGTAAAGTAATGGATATGGCCATGAAGATTGGTGTTCCATTAATTGGACTAAATGATTCTGGTGGAGCTCGTATTCAAGAAGGTGTAAGATCATTAGCTGGTTATGCTGAGATTTTTCAACGAAATATTATGGCTTCAGGGGTTATTCCTCAAATTTCTTCAATATTAGGACCTTGTGCAGGTGGAGCAGTTTATTCTCCGGCTTTAACAGATTTTACTATTATGACAGAAAACACAAGTTATATGTTTGTTACTGGGCCAAAAGTAGTAAAAACAGTAACTGGTGAAGTAGTAACAGCAGAACAACTTGGAGGAGCTAAAATTCATTCAACTAGATCAGGTGTTTCTCATTTCTTAGCAAAAGATGACGAAGAAAATCTATTATTAGTTCGTAAGTTATTAAGTTACTTGCCTTCTAATAACTTAGAAGAAGCTCCAATGCTTAAATGTAATGATCCTATTGATAGATTAGAGGATTCTTTAAATGAAATTATTCCTGAAAACCCAAATCAACCTTATGATATTGTTGATGTAATATCAACACTTGCTGATAATAGCGAATTCACTGAAGTTCACAGAAATTATGCAAGAAATATTTGTGTAGGTTTTGCAAGATTTAATGGTCGTCCTGTCGGTATTGTTGCCAATCAACCAAAATATTATGCTGGTGTTTTAGATATTGATGCTTCAAGAAAAGCTGCAAGATTTGTTCGTTTTTGTGATGCTTTCAATATTCCAATTGTAACACTTGTTGATGTACCAGGTTTTTTACCAGGAACAGGTCAAGAATATGGTGGAATTATTTTACACGGAGCAAAACTATTATTTGCTTATGGTGAAGCTACAGTGCCAAAAGTAACGATTACTTTACGTAAATCTTATGGTGGTGCTCACGATGTAATGAGCTGTAAACAATTAAGAGGTGATGTAAATTATGCATGGCCAACTGCAGAAATTGCAGTAATGGGAGCTAAAGGTGCTGTTGAAGTTTTAGAAGGATCTAATATTAGAAAAATTGAAGATGCTACTGAAAAACAAGATTATATTCAGAAAAAAGAGGATGAGTACACTCAAAAATTTGCAAATCCTTATCAAGCAGCAAAATATGGGTTTATTGATGATGTAATTGAGCCAAGAAATACACGTTTCAGAATTATTAGAGCGCTAGAGTTACTTCAAAATAAAAAAGATGTAAATCCTCCAAAAAAACACTCAAATATTCCATTATAA
- a CDS encoding DMT family transporter produces the protein MWMYLGLLAALFLGLHNLCKKHAVQGNEVFPVLFGTISAGFLLLLPFYLGSVFYPEYMQKIGFYVTDISWGTHGFIIIKSMIMASSWVLAYQALKHLPITIVTPIRSAGPFFTFIGAIFIYHEKPNFYQWIGFFLIILSVLLYSRIGKKEGIIFKKNKWIFAIIGATFLGASSGLYDKFLIQSLILNPQTLQFWFCFYTVLILLIILSITWFPYSVKRKAFKFRWSIPVVGILLQTADYFYFKALQDPDALIMLLSAIKRSQILIAVVVGGLIFKEQNKRKKLVPLVGILLGVFLILYS, from the coding sequence ATGTGGATGTACTTAGGACTTTTAGCGGCTTTATTTTTAGGATTACACAATTTATGTAAAAAACATGCTGTACAAGGCAATGAAGTTTTTCCTGTTTTATTCGGAACTATTTCTGCCGGTTTTTTACTCTTATTACCCTTCTACTTAGGATCTGTTTTTTATCCAGAATATATGCAGAAAATAGGTTTTTATGTTACAGATATTTCTTGGGGAACTCATGGTTTTATAATTATAAAATCTATGATAATGGCTTCTTCTTGGGTTTTAGCTTATCAAGCATTAAAACATTTACCTATAACAATTGTAACTCCAATTCGTTCTGCAGGACCTTTTTTCACCTTTATAGGTGCTATTTTTATCTATCATGAGAAACCTAATTTTTATCAATGGATTGGTTTCTTTTTGATCATTTTATCAGTATTATTATATTCTAGAATTGGAAAAAAAGAAGGAATTATTTTCAAAAAAAATAAATGGATATTTGCTATTATAGGAGCTACTTTTTTAGGTGCTTCTAGTGGTTTGTATGATAAATTTTTAATTCAGAGTTTAATTTTAAATCCACAAACACTACAATTTTGGTTTTGTTTTTATACTGTTCTTATCTTATTAATAATCTTATCGATTACCTGGTTTCCTTATTCAGTAAAAAGGAAAGCTTTTAAATTTAGATGGTCTATTCCTGTTGTTGGAATATTATTACAAACTGCAGATTATTTTTATTTTAAAGCATTACAAGATCCTGATGCGTTAATCATGTTATTGTCTGCTATTAAAAGAAGTCAGATATTAATTGCTGTTGTTGTTGGTGGTTTAATTTTTAAAGAACAAAACAAACGTAAAAAACTAGTTCCTCTTGTTGGTATTTTGTTAGGTGTCTTTTTAATTCTGTATTCATAA
- a CDS encoding OadG family protein → MIYLTANPDIISEGYVILITGLLIVFSALVTLALFFNYGLPVMLYVYKVITKRKDKKVSEIKVKRDSDFTGEIAAAIGATVHMYMSEQHDHESAILTIKQVKKAYSPWSSKIYGIQNRL, encoded by the coding sequence ATGATATATCTAACTGCAAATCCAGACATAATAAGTGAAGGTTATGTTATTTTAATTACTGGATTACTAATTGTTTTTAGTGCTTTAGTAACACTCGCACTTTTCTTTAATTATGGATTACCTGTAATGCTTTATGTATATAAAGTAATTACAAAAAGAAAAGATAAAAAAGTTAGCGAAATTAAAGTAAAAAGAGATAGTGATTTTACGGGAGAAATTGCTGCGGCAATTGGTGCTACAGTTCATATGTATATGAGTGAACAACATGACCACGAAAGCGCAATTTTAACCATTAAACAAGTTAAAAAAGCATATTCACCTTGGAGCTCTAAAATTTACGGAATTCAAAATAGATTATAA
- a CDS encoding TetR/AcrR family transcriptional regulator, producing MKLAKSIIKRQALVDATIQLVNEDGFHNSPMSKIAKMAGVSPATIYLYFENKQDLINKVFIEVKEIFTRYIFETYEEEMTVEGGFELIWRRISFFKLDQCKEAMFLMHCDFNPIIDKKIRKEGITHLQPLLDLWQRGKEEGIIKPISNYLLFAYAINPISTLLIMQQQGIYTIQTSDINEAYNAAWDAIKLSK from the coding sequence TTGAAATTAGCAAAGAGTATTATAAAGCGACAAGCATTGGTTGATGCAACTATTCAATTAGTAAATGAAGATGGTTTTCATAATTCACCTATGTCAAAAATCGCAAAAATGGCGGGTGTTTCTCCTGCTACAATCTATCTCTATTTTGAAAACAAACAAGATTTAATTAACAAAGTTTTTATAGAAGTTAAAGAGATATTCACAAGATATATTTTTGAAACTTATGAAGAAGAAATGACTGTTGAAGGAGGTTTTGAACTTATTTGGAGAAGAATTTCGTTTTTTAAATTAGATCAATGTAAAGAAGCGATGTTTTTAATGCATTGTGATTTTAATCCTATTATTGATAAAAAAATCAGAAAAGAGGGAATAACACATTTGCAACCCCTACTCGACCTTTGGCAACGTGGAAAAGAGGAAGGAATTATAAAACCAATTTCAAATTATTTGCTCTTCGCATATGCCATCAATCCAATATCAACATTATTAATAATGCAACAACAAGGTATTTATACAATTCAGACTTCAGATATAAATGAAGCTTACAATGCAGCATGGGATGCTATTAAATTATCAAAATAA
- a CDS encoding biotin/lipoyl-containing protein encodes MKSYKFKVNDNGYTVNIKSHEGNIINLEVNGTSYEVKMKEDIKKTKTPTLVRAASKRPAEPLKVNPKSQKTKIVAPIPGVVLSIDVKVGDTLKVGDRMLVLEAMKMENNIVCEKAGTITAINIVVGQQVLQDELMIELE; translated from the coding sequence ATGAAAAGCTATAAATTTAAAGTAAACGATAACGGATATACTGTTAATATAAAATCACATGAAGGCAATATTATTAACTTAGAGGTTAATGGTACTTCATATGAGGTGAAAATGAAGGAGGATATTAAAAAAACAAAAACACCTACTTTAGTTCGTGCTGCATCAAAAAGACCTGCAGAACCTTTAAAAGTAAATCCTAAATCTCAAAAAACAAAAATTGTTGCTCCAATTCCTGGTGTTGTATTATCTATTGATGTAAAGGTTGGTGATACACTTAAAGTTGGTGATAGAATGCTTGTTTTAGAGGCTATGAAAATGGAAAACAACATTGTTTGTGAAAAAGCAGGTACAATTACTGCTATAAATATTGTTGTTGGACAACAAGTATTACAAGACGAATTAATGATAGAATTAGAATAA
- the mce gene encoding methylmalonyl-CoA epimerase has protein sequence MNISHIEHLGIAVENLDESIKYYEEVLGLKCYSVEEVADQKVKTAFFMVGGTKIELLESTSPDGPIGKFIEKKGQGIHHIAFAVDNATEALKTAEERGVRLVDKVSRKGAEGLDIGFLHPKSTLGVLTELCSKEK, from the coding sequence ATGAACATTTCACACATAGAACATTTAGGTATTGCAGTTGAGAATTTAGACGAATCAATTAAATATTATGAAGAAGTTTTAGGTTTAAAATGCTACTCTGTAGAAGAAGTTGCAGATCAAAAAGTAAAAACAGCTTTTTTTATGGTAGGTGGTACTAAAATTGAATTATTAGAAAGTACATCTCCAGATGGACCAATAGGTAAATTTATTGAGAAAAAAGGACAAGGTATTCATCATATTGCATTTGCTGTTGACAATGCTACTGAAGCATTAAAGACTGCAGAAGAAAGAGGTGTTAGACTTGTTGATAAAGTTTCTAGAAAAGGAGCAGAAGGATTAGACATTGGTTTTTTACACCCAAAATCAACTTTAGGAGTTCTTACAGAGCTTTGTTCTAAAGAAAAATAA